Proteins encoded together in one Solanum lycopersicum chromosome 7, SLM_r2.1 window:
- the LOC101248312 gene encoding uncharacterized protein, whose protein sequence is MQQHNTQLLVGMVIQQFKKHMHETDPDKIQKLKDDASRGLINHMLYESQKMNDWKFSQVLEIVC, encoded by the exons ATGCAGCAACATAACACACAGCTTCTTGTTGGTATGGTGATACAACAGTTCAAAAAGCATATGCATGAGACTGATCCAGATAAAATTCAGAAATTGAAGGATGA TGCCTCGAGGGGTCTTATCAATCACATGTTGTATGAATCTCAGAAGATGAATGACTGGAAATTTAGTCAGGTTCTTGAAATCGTCTGCTAG